TGCCGCTTACACGGGAGAGGGGAGCTTGGAAGCTCCCCTCTCGCAAACTCAAGCGGTGACAGGCTCCTGGATTAGCTGAGCACCGCAGCCGCCTTCGTGTCCGCGTAGGGGTCTTCCATCAAAGCCGCCGCGGGCTTGCAGGGCTTGCCGAAGTAGATGTGGCCGAGGAGTTCAGCAACCCTCGGGTACGAGGCAGTGACCCAGCCAAGGAACGCGATGGCGGCCCATCCGAAGAAGACGAACCCCCAGTGTAGCGGAGCCACGAAGAGCTCTTCCATGATCCAGGCTGTGTGACCGAACTCGTTCAGACCCACATTGGGGAGAATCATGAGCGGTCCAGCCACAACGATCAGCCACGGAACACAGAAGCGGTTCACGAACTGCGGGAGCCGTGTACGCCCGTACACGAACCACGTCACGCCGAAGATGATATACACCGGGTAGGTGAGATAAAACTCAATAATGTGGCTTGGCGTAAAGTCCGTGTCCCGGATGATGGTCATGTGCCAGTCTCCATCCTGCTCGGTGAAGTAGCTGGCACCCCAGTAGATTCCAAACGCGTACACCAGAGCCCACAGGTAGAGGTTAAAGTACCGCTTGAGCTCCAGGTCGGGTGCAAGCCGCTCCATGTGACGATCGCGGGTGGCCCACAGCCATCCCCATGCGCCCGCCAATGTAGTGGCTTCGAGCACCCACTCAGCGTACAGCCAGTTAAGCCAGTAGCTGACATATACCGGAGAGGTGTAGTCAGTCCCCTTCTGCAGGGCGTAGGTCCTCTCGTACCAGTTCACAAGAATGTAGAACACGGTCAGAGAGGCCATCGCCATCCATGCAGGAGCGAAGCTAAAGGCCTTCCTCTCCGGCACAGCTACTGCTACGGTTGTCGCAGTTGGTTGTGCCATAGTCTAAGCCTCCTTTGGCTTTTGCTTGCTGCCCTTTTGTTGACCAGAAGACCCCGTCGCAAGGAGGGCAGCCAACCCCGCGACCCCGGCACATTGCTCCTGGCAATGCGCCAATCTTCTAACACTGGTAAATGCCTACACCTGTGCCGAGGCGTTGTCAATGGTCAAAAGCAAAAATCTTCTCTGGCGCTCTCTTATCCGGAACTCCTTGTGTTTGAAGGCACTCCTTTCGCTTTTCTTACACGGCCATGAAATTTTTTTCTCTGCTTCCCTTCTTCCCGCTCTGTGGAACCGCCGTTTTCGGAGCTTTATCCCCCTAGTTCGTCCAGCGCTCTATCCAGCCCCTCCAAGAGGTTCTGGATGGTTTGAGGGGTTTCGTCCCCCATGTGGGAGATCCGAAAGGTCATCCCCCGGATCTTGCCGTACCCCCCGTCAATGACACAGCCAAAGCGTTCCCGTAGGCGCGCGATCCACGCGCCCACATCAATCCCTCGAGTGTTTCGGATGCAGGTAAGGGTTACCGATTCAAAACCACGGGCGGGAAATAACTCAAAACCTCGTGACAGCGCCCAGTGGCGCACCAGTTCCGCATTGCGCCGGTGTCGCTCGTAGCGCGCTTCCAAGCCTTCCTGAAAGATCTCGGCCAGCTTGTGCCGGAGGGCAAAGAAGTGACTGATCGAGGGGGTTGAAGGGGTCATGCTTTTCCGGTGGTTGGCCTCGAACTCAAGGAAATCGAAGTAAAAGCCTCGAGCCGGGATGCTGCGGGCCTTTTGCAGGGCTCGTTCGGACACAGCAAAGAGGGAAATACCGGGGGGTAGCGCCAGAGCCTTTTGGGAGCCGGTCAAAAGGACATCGGCGCCCAGTTGCTCAAAGGGCGTGGGAACGGCACTAAAGGAAGAAACGCAATCGACCAGGAAACTTACCTCTGGATAGTGCTTGAGGAGTTGGGCGATTTCTTCCAACGGGTTCATGAGCCCGGTAGAAGTTTCGTTGTGAACGAGGGTAAGGGCGTCGAACCGGCCTGTTTGTAGATAGGGTTCGATCTGTTCCGGGGTAATGGGTTTTCCCCAGGGTACCGAAAGCTTTTCGGCTTCTTTGCCGCAGCGAAGGGCTACGTCGTACCATTTATCGGAAAAAGCCCCGTTGGCGCAGCAAAGAACCCGCCGTGCCACCAGGTTGCGGATGGCTGCCTCCATGACACCCCAGGCCGAGGAGGTGGAAACAAACACCGGGCCTTGGGTCTGGAAAAGTTTTTGAAGCCCGGTTTGCACCTCGCGATAGAGGGATTGGAATTCGGGGCTTCGATGTCCGATCATGGGGGAAGCAAAGGCCTGGAGCGTCGATGGGGAGACCTCGACCGGACCTGGAATAAAAAGCTTGATGTGGTTTTTCATGGAAAGAAGTTTGGTAGGAAAAAAGCGGCGAGGCCAGGAACAAAATGGGGATAGGGTCAGCCGGGCGAGTTTTGGGGAAAAACACCCTCAAGGTTTTTTGGCTTGCGGGGCTTGTTTCCTTCTGCCTGGGGCTTTCGCTGAGTCCCGGTGGAACGAAAGCCTTTCTCTTTGCGGTCAGCCCGCAAGAGGAACCGGTCGTCCAAGTCGTCCAAAAGGTTCTTCCGGCGGTTGTTAACCTCAGCAGCGAAAAAGTGGTTCATGCCCCGGTTCAAGATCCTTTTGAGCTTTTCTTTGGGCGTTTTTACGTACCCCAACGCGTGCGAAGCCTAGGATCGGGGGTTTTGATCGATTCCCATGGCCGGATTCTCACCTGCGCCCATGTGGTGGAGCGAGCGCTGCGCGGGCAGGTCAGGGTTACTCTCTCCAACGGAGTTGTTTCCCTCGGCCAAGTTCTCCTTTCGGATCCGGAAGCCGACTTAGCTCTGGTGGAGATTCCGGCCCCCAAGCCTTTTCCCTTTCTCGATGTCAGGCGCCTTTCTCCCAATTACCTCGGGCAAACGGTTATCGTGCTCGGGAATCCTGTCGGCTATGAAAACAGTGTCAGCCGGGGTATTCTAAGCGCTCACAATCGTACCATCCAGACGGAGCAGGGACTTGTCCGGGGGCTTCTCCAAACGGATGCTGCGATCAATCCGGGCAATAGCGGGGGTCCGATCGTAGATATCCAGGGTGCTTTTGTGGGCATTGCGACGGCCAAGTTTGCCGGCAACGCGATTGAAGGGATTGGTTTTGCCATTCCCGGTCGCCAGGTTGTGGCCTGGCTCAGCGAGGTCGCTCGTGGCCGCACACCTCCGGATTGGCAGGCGCTGGTACGAAGGTTTGAGGAGCGAATCGGAGCCCAGCTGCAGGATGTCACCCCGGAACTCGCTTTTTCCCTTCATTTGCCTACAAGCTCGGGGCTATTGCTTTCGGAAGTAGAACCGGGTGGGCCTGCCGCGCGGGCTGGGTTAGAGGCGGGGATGGTGATCGTGGCCGTCGAGGGGACTCCGGTTACTGACTTGCGCTCCCTACCGGTCTATTGGACCCGGTTGGGGCGAGGGGATCCGCTTAGCCTTTCGATTGTTGCTGTTCGGGAAGGAAACGGGATTCTCTTGGAGCAAAAAGCCACCGTGACGCTCTACCTCCGGTGAAAAGAAGAAGGGCAGTAAGGAAATGCTCGTAAGAAAGTGTAGACTCGTTCGTCTTACTTCACAAAAAGCCTTTTAGAGGCTGCTAGAGCGAGTTGTGTTGGGTGGAGCGGAAAAGGTTTTCTCGGCAGAACGTCATCCGGGGGTCGCTTGGGTCAACGCCGTACTCATGGGCGCCCAACTCCCCCAAGGGGCCGGAAAGGGAAGAATTTGCTTGCGAGCATAGCTTTGCCTAAAGAAGGGAGGGAACAAACTTTGCATTTCTTTGCGGGATCGTTGCACCGGTTTCCCACAACCCGTAGAGTATGGGTGCCATGCTACAGTGGGTCTTAACCAAGCTTGTCGGCTCAAAGAACGAGCGGGAACTCCGCAGGCTCTGGCCTATTGTCGAAAAGATTAACCAGTGGGAGCTATCCTATCGAAAACTTTCCGACAAGGAACTAGCAGCAAAGACCGACGAATTTCGCGCGCGACTGCAGTCGGGCCAGAGCTTGGACGATCTTCTTCCGGAGGCCTTTGCCGCGGTGAAAAACGTGTGCTGGCGGTTTACCCAGAACAGAAAACTGATCCGTGTCCGGGGCCACGATCTTGTATGGGATATGGTTCCCTTCGACGTTCAGCTCTTGGGGGCAATCGTCCTTCACATGGGCAAGATTGCGGAAATGGCGACCGGGGAAGGAAAGACCCTGGTGGCCGTTATGCCGGCCTATCTCAATGCTCTTACGGGCCGAGGGGTGCACATTGTAACGGTAAACGACTACCTGGCGGCTCGGGATAGCGAGTGGATGGGGGAGATTTACCGTTTCCTGGGCATGAGCGTGGGGTGTTTGCAGCAGGGGCAGACTCCGGAAGAACGGCGCCAGCAATATCTTTGCGATGTCTGCTACGGAACCAATAGTGAGTTTGGGTTTGACTATCTTCGAGACAATAGTGTCGCGATTCGAGCGGAGGAGCAGGTCCAGCGAGGCCATTATTACGCGATTGTCGATGAGGTGGACAGCATTCTCATCGATGAGGCTCGTACTCCCCTCATTATTTCAGGACCGGCAACGGTTGCTTCTTCTGAGCAATACCAGCGATACAAGGAGCCGGTCGCGCGGCTGGTTCGAGAGCAAGCGATCGAGTGTGCCCGGTTGGCGGAACGGGCTCAAAAGCTTTTGAGCGAGGGGGGTCCCCGGGAGGAGATTGGGCGGCTCCTATTTAAGATCAAGCTTGCCATGCCCAGGAATCGCCAGCTTTTGCGGATGTTGGAAGACGGGGAGGTCCGCCGGATGATGGAGGATGCGGAACTGGCGCTCTATCAGGACAGCCGCCGGATTGAGCTTTTTCAGCTCAAAGAGGAGCTTCTGTTTGCCATCGACGAAAAGAATAACGAAGCGGATTTGACCGAACGGGGCCGGCGTTTCTTAAGCCCGGGCGATCCTGACTCTTTTGTGCCTCCGGATCTCGTAGTGGCTTTTCACGACATCGATTCGGACACCAATCTTTCGCCGGAACAAAAGGAGAAGCGGCGCAAGGAGGTCCAGCGTCGGTACGACGAGGTGACGGAGAGGATTCATGCGATTAGCCAGCTTTTGAAAGCTTACTGCCTCTTTGAGAAGGATGTTCACTATGTGGTTCAGGATAACAAGGTGATCATTGTCGACGAGTTCACCGGCCGGCTCATGCCGGGAAGACGGTGGAGCGATGGATTACACCAGGCCGTTGAGGCCAAGGAAGGGGTTCAGATTGATCGTGAAACGCAGACGCTGGCGACGGTTACCATTCAGAACTACTTCCGCTTGTATGAGAAACTTGCGGGAATGACGGGCACTGCGGCTACCGAAGCCAACGAGTTTCACGACATCTACAAGCTGGATGTGGTCACTATTCCTACGAACAAGCCGGTTCGCAGGACGGATCTGGATGACTCGATCTTTAAAACACGGAGAGCCAAGTACAACGCCATCGTCCAAAAGATTAAGGAGCTCTATTCCCGGGGCCAGCCGGTACTGGTGGGGACGATTTCCGTGGAAGCTTCCGAACTTTTGTCTCGCATGCTGAAACGAGAGGGGATCCCGCATAGCGTGCTCAACGCAAAGTATCACCAGCAGGAGGCTGAGATCATTGCTCGAGCCGGCCAGCGGGGAGCCGTGACTATTGCCACCAACATGGCTGGCCGGGGTACGGATATTAAGCTAGGTCCCGGGGTGGCGGAGCTGGGTGGGCTTTTTGTTCTTGGGACGGAGCGGCATGAAGCCCGCAGGATCGATTACCAGCTACGAGGACGCTGCGCACGCCAGGGAGATCCGGGGGTCTCAAAATTCTTCATCTCCCTCGAAGATGAT
This genomic interval from Candidatus Methylacidithermus pantelleriae contains the following:
- a CDS encoding methane monooxygenase/ammonia monooxygenase subunit C, with amino-acid sequence MAQPTATTVAVAVPERKAFSFAPAWMAMASLTVFYILVNWYERTYALQKGTDYTSPVYVSYWLNWLYAEWVLEATTLAGAWGWLWATRDRHMERLAPDLELKRYFNLYLWALVYAFGIYWGASYFTEQDGDWHMTIIRDTDFTPSHIIEFYLTYPVYIIFGVTWFVYGRTRLPQFVNRFCVPWLIVVAGPLMILPNVGLNEFGHTAWIMEELFVAPLHWGFVFFGWAAIAFLGWVTASYPRVAELLGHIYFGKPCKPAAALMEDPYADTKAAAVLS
- a CDS encoding pyridoxal-phosphate-dependent aminotransferase family protein, with amino-acid sequence MKNHIKLFIPGPVEVSPSTLQAFASPMIGHRSPEFQSLYREVQTGLQKLFQTQGPVFVSTSSAWGVMEAAIRNLVARRVLCCANGAFSDKWYDVALRCGKEAEKLSVPWGKPITPEQIEPYLQTGRFDALTLVHNETSTGLMNPLEEIAQLLKHYPEVSFLVDCVSSFSAVPTPFEQLGADVLLTGSQKALALPPGISLFAVSERALQKARSIPARGFYFDFLEFEANHRKSMTPSTPSISHFFALRHKLAEIFQEGLEARYERHRRNAELVRHWALSRGFELFPARGFESVTLTCIRNTRGIDVGAWIARLRERFGCVIDGGYGKIRGMTFRISHMGDETPQTIQNLLEGLDRALDELGG
- a CDS encoding S1C family serine protease, producing the protein MGIGSAGRVLGKNTLKVFWLAGLVSFCLGLSLSPGGTKAFLFAVSPQEEPVVQVVQKVLPAVVNLSSEKVVHAPVQDPFELFFGRFYVPQRVRSLGSGVLIDSHGRILTCAHVVERALRGQVRVTLSNGVVSLGQVLLSDPEADLALVEIPAPKPFPFLDVRRLSPNYLGQTVIVLGNPVGYENSVSRGILSAHNRTIQTEQGLVRGLLQTDAAINPGNSGGPIVDIQGAFVGIATAKFAGNAIEGIGFAIPGRQVVAWLSEVARGRTPPDWQALVRRFEERIGAQLQDVTPELAFSLHLPTSSGLLLSEVEPGGPAARAGLEAGMVIVAVEGTPVTDLRSLPVYWTRLGRGDPLSLSIVAVREGNGILLEQKATVTLYLR
- the secA gene encoding preprotein translocase subunit SecA, whose amino-acid sequence is MLQWVLTKLVGSKNERELRRLWPIVEKINQWELSYRKLSDKELAAKTDEFRARLQSGQSLDDLLPEAFAAVKNVCWRFTQNRKLIRVRGHDLVWDMVPFDVQLLGAIVLHMGKIAEMATGEGKTLVAVMPAYLNALTGRGVHIVTVNDYLAARDSEWMGEIYRFLGMSVGCLQQGQTPEERRQQYLCDVCYGTNSEFGFDYLRDNSVAIRAEEQVQRGHYYAIVDEVDSILIDEARTPLIISGPATVASSEQYQRYKEPVARLVREQAIECARLAERAQKLLSEGGPREEIGRLLFKIKLAMPRNRQLLRMLEDGEVRRMMEDAELALYQDSRRIELFQLKEELLFAIDEKNNEADLTERGRRFLSPGDPDSFVPPDLVVAFHDIDSDTNLSPEQKEKRRKEVQRRYDEVTERIHAISQLLKAYCLFEKDVHYVVQDNKVIIVDEFTGRLMPGRRWSDGLHQAVEAKEGVQIDRETQTLATVTIQNYFRLYEKLAGMTGTAATEANEFHDIYKLDVVTIPTNKPVRRTDLDDSIFKTRRAKYNAIVQKIKELYSRGQPVLVGTISVEASELLSRMLKREGIPHSVLNAKYHQQEAEIIARAGQRGAVTIATNMAGRGTDIKLGPGVAELGGLFVLGTERHEARRIDYQLRGRCARQGDPGVSKFFISLEDDLMRNFGDSRKIASLLTRLGMKEDEELEHPWLTKAVETAQKRVEQRNYMIRKHTLQYDDVLNLQRQVVYSYRNEVLHSDNPREEIFEVVEEVVREEATKRLESEEPDVEGFLSWVNLHFPLAVKPGDFPWAENADRSAEECLRRIREAYELKIKFEDPGEVKEMERYIVLSAIDRLWQEHLYAMDGLRGGIGLRAYGQRDPLVEYKQEAFAMFQELMGQLKREIVHNLFRSASSLLAFEQFLAALPQKLVKEDVRQLGLETPVLEAPGQLHEPQGDGEEIPEVVLPIRRAGPKMGRNDPCPLDPTKKFKHCCGALGEKTCIKVVLGPEYAPPKKGAKGKRGQEKG